A window from Nycticebus coucang isolate mNycCou1 chromosome X, mNycCou1.pri, whole genome shotgun sequence encodes these proteins:
- the CDK16 gene encoding cyclin-dependent kinase 16 isoform X3, whose amino-acid sequence MDRMKKIKRQLSMTLRGGRGIDKTNGASEQIGLDESGCGGGSDPGEVPTRVAPGEPRSVRGPLSSAPEIVHEDLKMGSDGESDQASATSSDEVQSPVRVRMRNHPPRKISTEDINKRLSLPADIRLPEGYLEKLTLNSPIFDKPLSRRLRRVSLSEIGFGKLETYIKLDKLGEGTYATVYKGKSKLTDNLVALKEIRLEHEEGAPCTAIREVSLLKDLKHANIVTLHDIIHTEKSLTLVFEYLDKDLKQYLDDCGNVINMHNVKLFLFQLLRGLAYCHRQKVLHRDLKPQNLLINERGELKLADFGLARAKSIPTKTYSNEVVTLWYRPPDILLGSTDYSTQIDMWGVGCIFYEMATGRPLFPGSTVEEQLHFIFRILGTPTEDTWPGILSNEEFKTYNYPKYRAEALLSHAPRCPCPCGRLDSDGADLLSKLLQFEGRNRISAEDAMKHPFFFSLGERIHKLPDTTSIFALKEIQLQKEASLRSSSMPDSGRPAFRVVDTEF is encoded by the exons ATGGATCGGATGAAGAAGATCAAACGGCAGCTGTCCATGACACTCCGAGGTGGCCGAGGCATAGATAAGACCAATGGTGCCTCTGAGCAGATAGGCCTGGATGAAAGTGGCTGTGGTGGTGGCAGTGACCCTGGAGAGGTCCCCACACGTGTCGCCCCTGGGGAACCTCGGTCTGTACGCGGCCCACTCAGCTCTGCACCAG AGATTGTGCACGAGGACTTGAAGATGGGGTCTGATGGGGAGAGTGACCAGGCTTCGGCCACATCCTCGGATGAGGTGCAGTCTCCAGTGAGGGTGCGCATGCGCAACCATCCCCCACGCAAGATCTCCACTGAG GACATTAACAAGCGCCTGTCACTACCAGCTGACATCCGGCTGCCTGAGGGTTACCTTGAGAAGCTGACTCTAAATAGTCCCATCTTTGACAAGCCCCTCAGCCGCCGCCTCCGTCGTGTCAGCCTG TCCGAGATTGGCTTTGGAAAACTAGAGACCTACATCAAGCTGGACAAACTGGGTGAG GGTACCTATGCCACGGTATACAAAGGCAAAAGCAAGCTTACAGACAACCTTGTAGCACTCAAGGAGATCAGACTGGAACACGAAGAGGGGGCACCCTGCACCGCCATCAGGGAAG TGTCTCTGCTCAAGGACCTCAAACATGCCAATATTGTTACGCTACATGACATTATCCACACGGAGAAATCCCTCACCCTTGTCTTTGAGTACCTG GACAAGGACCTGAAGCAGTACCTGGATGATTGTGGGAACGTCATCAACATGCACAACGTGAAA CTGTTCCTGTTCCAGTTGCTCCGTGGCCTGGCCTACTGCCACCGGCAGAAGGTGCTACACCGAGACCTCAAGCCCCAGAACCTGCTTATCAACGAGAGGGGAGAGCTCAAGCTGGCTGACTTTG gcctggcccgggccaagtcAATCCCAACAAAGACATACTCTAATGAGGTGGTGACACTGTGGTACCGGCCACCTGACATTCTGCTTGGGTCCACGGACTACTCCACTCAGATTGACATGTG GGGTGTGGGCTGCATCTTCTATGAGATGGCCACAGGCCGACCCCTCTTCCCTGGCTCCACAGTGGAAGAACAGCTGCACTTCATTTTCCGCATCTTAG GAACCCCAACTGAGGACACATGGCCAGGCATCCTGTCCAATGAGGAGTTTAAGACCTACAACTATCCCAAGTACCGAGCCGAGGCCCTTTTGAGCCATGCACCCCG GTGTCCTTGTCCTTGCGGTAGACTTGATAGCGACGGGGCTGACCTCCTCTCTAAGCTGCTACAG TTTGAGGGTCGAAATCGGATCTCTGCAGAGGATGCCATGAAACATCCATTCTTCTTCAGTCTGGGAGAGCGGATCCACAAACTTCCTGACA
- the CDK16 gene encoding cyclin-dependent kinase 16 isoform X1 produces the protein MDRMKKIKRQLSMTLRGGRGIDKTNGASEQIGLDESGCGGGSDPGEVPTRVAPGEPRSVRGPLSSAPEIVHEDLKMGSDGESDQASATSSDEVQSPVRVRMRNHPPRKISTEDINKRLSLPADIRLPEGYLEKLTLNSPIFDKPLSRRLRRVSLSEIGFGKLETYIKLDKLGEGTYATVYKGKSKLTDNLVALKEIRLEHEEGAPCTAIREGIIPPSYLSQASWTLPMAHVHTLHVSLLKDLKHANIVTLHDIIHTEKSLTLVFEYLDKDLKQYLDDCGNVINMHNVKLFLFQLLRGLAYCHRQKVLHRDLKPQNLLINERGELKLADFGLARAKSIPTKTYSNEVVTLWYRPPDILLGSTDYSTQIDMWGVGCIFYEMATGRPLFPGSTVEEQLHFIFRILGTPTEDTWPGILSNEEFKTYNYPKYRAEALLSHAPRLDSDGADLLSKLLQFEGRNRISAEDAMKHPFFFSLGERIHKLPDTTSIFALKEIQLQKEASLRSSSMPDSGRPAFRVVDTEF, from the exons ATGGATCGGATGAAGAAGATCAAACGGCAGCTGTCCATGACACTCCGAGGTGGCCGAGGCATAGATAAGACCAATGGTGCCTCTGAGCAGATAGGCCTGGATGAAAGTGGCTGTGGTGGTGGCAGTGACCCTGGAGAGGTCCCCACACGTGTCGCCCCTGGGGAACCTCGGTCTGTACGCGGCCCACTCAGCTCTGCACCAG AGATTGTGCACGAGGACTTGAAGATGGGGTCTGATGGGGAGAGTGACCAGGCTTCGGCCACATCCTCGGATGAGGTGCAGTCTCCAGTGAGGGTGCGCATGCGCAACCATCCCCCACGCAAGATCTCCACTGAG GACATTAACAAGCGCCTGTCACTACCAGCTGACATCCGGCTGCCTGAGGGTTACCTTGAGAAGCTGACTCTAAATAGTCCCATCTTTGACAAGCCCCTCAGCCGCCGCCTCCGTCGTGTCAGCCTG TCCGAGATTGGCTTTGGAAAACTAGAGACCTACATCAAGCTGGACAAACTGGGTGAG GGTACCTATGCCACGGTATACAAAGGCAAAAGCAAGCTTACAGACAACCTTGTAGCACTCAAGGAGATCAGACTGGAACACGAAGAGGGGGCACCCTGCACCGCCATCAGGGAAGGTATAATCCCCCCATCCTATTTGTCCCAGGCTTCCTGGACTCTCCCCAtggcacatgtacacacacttcATG TGTCTCTGCTCAAGGACCTCAAACATGCCAATATTGTTACGCTACATGACATTATCCACACGGAGAAATCCCTCACCCTTGTCTTTGAGTACCTG GACAAGGACCTGAAGCAGTACCTGGATGATTGTGGGAACGTCATCAACATGCACAACGTGAAA CTGTTCCTGTTCCAGTTGCTCCGTGGCCTGGCCTACTGCCACCGGCAGAAGGTGCTACACCGAGACCTCAAGCCCCAGAACCTGCTTATCAACGAGAGGGGAGAGCTCAAGCTGGCTGACTTTG gcctggcccgggccaagtcAATCCCAACAAAGACATACTCTAATGAGGTGGTGACACTGTGGTACCGGCCACCTGACATTCTGCTTGGGTCCACGGACTACTCCACTCAGATTGACATGTG GGGTGTGGGCTGCATCTTCTATGAGATGGCCACAGGCCGACCCCTCTTCCCTGGCTCCACAGTGGAAGAACAGCTGCACTTCATTTTCCGCATCTTAG GAACCCCAACTGAGGACACATGGCCAGGCATCCTGTCCAATGAGGAGTTTAAGACCTACAACTATCCCAAGTACCGAGCCGAGGCCCTTTTGAGCCATGCACCCCG ACTTGATAGCGACGGGGCTGACCTCCTCTCTAAGCTGCTACAG TTTGAGGGTCGAAATCGGATCTCTGCAGAGGATGCCATGAAACATCCATTCTTCTTCAGTCTGGGAGAGCGGATCCACAAACTTCCTGACA
- the CDK16 gene encoding cyclin-dependent kinase 16 isoform X4, translated as MDRMKKIKRQLSMTLRGGRGIDKTNGASEQIGLDESGCGGGSDPGEVPTRVAPGEPRSVRGPLSSAPEIVHEDLKMGSDGESDQASATSSDEVQSPVRVRMRNHPPRKISTEDINKRLSLPADIRLPEGYLEKLTLNSPIFDKPLSRRLRRVSLSEIGFGKLETYIKLDKLGEGTYATVYKGKSKLTDNLVALKEIRLEHEEGAPCTAIREVSLLKDLKHANIVTLHDIIHTEKSLTLVFEYLDKDLKQYLDDCGNVINMHNVKLFLFQLLRGLAYCHRQKVLHRDLKPQNLLINERGELKLADFGLARAKSIPTKTYSNEVVTLWYRPPDILLGSTDYSTQIDMWGVGCIFYEMATGRPLFPGSTVEEQLHFIFRILGTPTEDTWPGILSNEEFKTYNYPKYRAEALLSHAPRLDSDGADLLSKLLQFEGRNRISAEDAMKHPFFFSLGERIHKLPDTTSIFALKEIQLQKEASLRSSSMPDSGRPAFRVVDTEF; from the exons ATGGATCGGATGAAGAAGATCAAACGGCAGCTGTCCATGACACTCCGAGGTGGCCGAGGCATAGATAAGACCAATGGTGCCTCTGAGCAGATAGGCCTGGATGAAAGTGGCTGTGGTGGTGGCAGTGACCCTGGAGAGGTCCCCACACGTGTCGCCCCTGGGGAACCTCGGTCTGTACGCGGCCCACTCAGCTCTGCACCAG AGATTGTGCACGAGGACTTGAAGATGGGGTCTGATGGGGAGAGTGACCAGGCTTCGGCCACATCCTCGGATGAGGTGCAGTCTCCAGTGAGGGTGCGCATGCGCAACCATCCCCCACGCAAGATCTCCACTGAG GACATTAACAAGCGCCTGTCACTACCAGCTGACATCCGGCTGCCTGAGGGTTACCTTGAGAAGCTGACTCTAAATAGTCCCATCTTTGACAAGCCCCTCAGCCGCCGCCTCCGTCGTGTCAGCCTG TCCGAGATTGGCTTTGGAAAACTAGAGACCTACATCAAGCTGGACAAACTGGGTGAG GGTACCTATGCCACGGTATACAAAGGCAAAAGCAAGCTTACAGACAACCTTGTAGCACTCAAGGAGATCAGACTGGAACACGAAGAGGGGGCACCCTGCACCGCCATCAGGGAAG TGTCTCTGCTCAAGGACCTCAAACATGCCAATATTGTTACGCTACATGACATTATCCACACGGAGAAATCCCTCACCCTTGTCTTTGAGTACCTG GACAAGGACCTGAAGCAGTACCTGGATGATTGTGGGAACGTCATCAACATGCACAACGTGAAA CTGTTCCTGTTCCAGTTGCTCCGTGGCCTGGCCTACTGCCACCGGCAGAAGGTGCTACACCGAGACCTCAAGCCCCAGAACCTGCTTATCAACGAGAGGGGAGAGCTCAAGCTGGCTGACTTTG gcctggcccgggccaagtcAATCCCAACAAAGACATACTCTAATGAGGTGGTGACACTGTGGTACCGGCCACCTGACATTCTGCTTGGGTCCACGGACTACTCCACTCAGATTGACATGTG GGGTGTGGGCTGCATCTTCTATGAGATGGCCACAGGCCGACCCCTCTTCCCTGGCTCCACAGTGGAAGAACAGCTGCACTTCATTTTCCGCATCTTAG GAACCCCAACTGAGGACACATGGCCAGGCATCCTGTCCAATGAGGAGTTTAAGACCTACAACTATCCCAAGTACCGAGCCGAGGCCCTTTTGAGCCATGCACCCCG ACTTGATAGCGACGGGGCTGACCTCCTCTCTAAGCTGCTACAG TTTGAGGGTCGAAATCGGATCTCTGCAGAGGATGCCATGAAACATCCATTCTTCTTCAGTCTGGGAGAGCGGATCCACAAACTTCCTGACA
- the CDK16 gene encoding cyclin-dependent kinase 16 isoform X2 yields the protein MDRMKKIKRQLSMTLRGGRGIDKTNGASEQIGLDESGCGGGSDPGEVPTRVAPGEPRSVRGPLSSAPEIVHEDLKMGSDGESDQASATSSDEVQSPVRVRMRNHPPRKISTEDINKRLSLPADIRLPEGYLEKLTLNSPIFDKPLSRRLRRVSLSEIGFGKLETYIKLDKLGEGTYATVYKGKSKLTDNLVALKEIRLEHEEGAPCTAIREGIIPPSYLSQASWTLPMAHVHTLHVSLLKDLKHANIVTLHDIIHTEKSLTLVFEYLDKDLKQYLDDCGNVINMHNVKLFLFQLLRGLAYCHRQKVLHRDLKPQNLLINERGELKLADFGLARAKSIPTKTYSNEVVTLWYRPPDILLGSTDYSTQIDMWGVGCIFYEMATGRPLFPGSTVEEQLHFIFRILGTPTEDTWPGILSNEEFKTYNYPKYRAEALLSHAPRCPCPCGRLDSDGADLLSKLLQFEGRNRISAEDAMKHPFFFSLGERIHKLPDTTSIFALKEIQLQKEASLRSSSMPDSGRPAFRVVDTEF from the exons ATGGATCGGATGAAGAAGATCAAACGGCAGCTGTCCATGACACTCCGAGGTGGCCGAGGCATAGATAAGACCAATGGTGCCTCTGAGCAGATAGGCCTGGATGAAAGTGGCTGTGGTGGTGGCAGTGACCCTGGAGAGGTCCCCACACGTGTCGCCCCTGGGGAACCTCGGTCTGTACGCGGCCCACTCAGCTCTGCACCAG AGATTGTGCACGAGGACTTGAAGATGGGGTCTGATGGGGAGAGTGACCAGGCTTCGGCCACATCCTCGGATGAGGTGCAGTCTCCAGTGAGGGTGCGCATGCGCAACCATCCCCCACGCAAGATCTCCACTGAG GACATTAACAAGCGCCTGTCACTACCAGCTGACATCCGGCTGCCTGAGGGTTACCTTGAGAAGCTGACTCTAAATAGTCCCATCTTTGACAAGCCCCTCAGCCGCCGCCTCCGTCGTGTCAGCCTG TCCGAGATTGGCTTTGGAAAACTAGAGACCTACATCAAGCTGGACAAACTGGGTGAG GGTACCTATGCCACGGTATACAAAGGCAAAAGCAAGCTTACAGACAACCTTGTAGCACTCAAGGAGATCAGACTGGAACACGAAGAGGGGGCACCCTGCACCGCCATCAGGGAAGGTATAATCCCCCCATCCTATTTGTCCCAGGCTTCCTGGACTCTCCCCAtggcacatgtacacacacttcATG TGTCTCTGCTCAAGGACCTCAAACATGCCAATATTGTTACGCTACATGACATTATCCACACGGAGAAATCCCTCACCCTTGTCTTTGAGTACCTG GACAAGGACCTGAAGCAGTACCTGGATGATTGTGGGAACGTCATCAACATGCACAACGTGAAA CTGTTCCTGTTCCAGTTGCTCCGTGGCCTGGCCTACTGCCACCGGCAGAAGGTGCTACACCGAGACCTCAAGCCCCAGAACCTGCTTATCAACGAGAGGGGAGAGCTCAAGCTGGCTGACTTTG gcctggcccgggccaagtcAATCCCAACAAAGACATACTCTAATGAGGTGGTGACACTGTGGTACCGGCCACCTGACATTCTGCTTGGGTCCACGGACTACTCCACTCAGATTGACATGTG GGGTGTGGGCTGCATCTTCTATGAGATGGCCACAGGCCGACCCCTCTTCCCTGGCTCCACAGTGGAAGAACAGCTGCACTTCATTTTCCGCATCTTAG GAACCCCAACTGAGGACACATGGCCAGGCATCCTGTCCAATGAGGAGTTTAAGACCTACAACTATCCCAAGTACCGAGCCGAGGCCCTTTTGAGCCATGCACCCCG GTGTCCTTGTCCTTGCGGTAGACTTGATAGCGACGGGGCTGACCTCCTCTCTAAGCTGCTACAG TTTGAGGGTCGAAATCGGATCTCTGCAGAGGATGCCATGAAACATCCATTCTTCTTCAGTCTGGGAGAGCGGATCCACAAACTTCCTGACA